Proteins found in one Cyanobium sp. ATX 6F1 genomic segment:
- a CDS encoding UDP-N-acetylglucosamine--N-acetylmuramyl-(pentapeptide) pyrophosphoryl-undecaprenol N-acetylglucosamine transferase — MTRLLIAASGTGGHLFPALAVADALPSNWSVRWLGVPDRLERELVPSRYPLHTVRAGGLQGRGLRKLCQLLRLLLASRDVRRLIRRERIELVFSTGGYIAAPVILAARSCGVPVVLHESNGVPGRVTRLLGRLCTRVAVGLPEAQRRLPQCHPLLTGTPVRRAFLEPAALPAWVPPGEGPLLLVMGGSQGAVGLNRMLRPLLPALLEAGVRVVHLSGSSDPEAGRFQQPLYLERPFSDDMPGLLQHADLVISRAGAGSLAELAVSGAPAILVPFPQAADRHQDANAAAAAALGAAVIVWQHPPEQKALGEAIWHLLGPRLRGVDGAADPLLSLRQGMERLAVRDADQRLVALLAELRPPA; from the coding sequence ATGACGAGGCTTCTGATCGCCGCCAGCGGCACCGGGGGCCATCTCTTCCCCGCCCTGGCGGTCGCCGATGCCCTGCCGTCGAACTGGTCGGTGCGCTGGTTGGGGGTGCCGGACCGGCTGGAGAGGGAGCTGGTGCCCAGCCGCTACCCGCTGCACACCGTGCGGGCGGGCGGCCTCCAGGGCCGGGGCCTGCGCAAGCTCTGCCAACTGCTCCGGCTGCTGCTGGCCAGCCGTGACGTGCGCCGGCTGATCCGGCGGGAGCGGATTGAGCTGGTGTTCAGCACCGGCGGCTACATCGCCGCCCCGGTGATCCTGGCGGCCAGAAGCTGCGGCGTGCCAGTGGTGCTGCACGAATCCAACGGCGTGCCTGGGCGGGTGACGCGGTTGCTGGGGCGGCTGTGCACGCGGGTGGCGGTGGGGCTGCCCGAGGCCCAGCGGCGGCTGCCCCAATGCCACCCCCTGCTCACGGGCACCCCCGTGCGCCGAGCCTTCCTGGAGCCCGCCGCGCTTCCGGCCTGGGTGCCCCCTGGGGAGGGCCCGCTGCTGCTGGTGATGGGCGGCAGCCAGGGGGCCGTGGGGCTCAACCGGATGCTGCGACCCCTGCTCCCCGCCCTGCTGGAAGCCGGTGTGCGGGTGGTGCACCTCAGCGGCAGCAGCGACCCGGAGGCGGGCCGTTTCCAGCAGCCGCTCTACCTGGAGCGCCCCTTCAGCGATGACATGCCAGGCCTGCTGCAGCACGCCGATCTGGTGATCAGCCGCGCCGGCGCCGGCAGCCTGGCCGAGCTGGCGGTGAGCGGGGCGCCCGCGATCCTGGTGCCCTTCCCCCAGGCCGCCGACCGCCACCAGGACGCCAATGCGGCGGCGGCGGCGGCCCTGGGGGCGGCGGTGATCGTCTGGCAGCACCCGCCGGAGCAGAAGGCCCTGGGCGAGGCGATCTGGCATCTGTTGGGGCCGCGGCTGCGGGGGGTCGATGGCGCCGCCGACCCCCTGCTCAGCCTGCGGCAGGGCATGGAGCGCCTGGCGGTGCGCGATGCCGACCAGCGGCTGGTGGCCCTGCTGGCGGAGCTCAGGCCCCCTGCCTGA
- a CDS encoding Calx-beta domain-containing protein, with product MARTTATVDWLLDQLNPGGSGRSRRDPISLGGLDTNPLAGVGDQRFAREDPITGSDAPLPPLSTPPRPFESLTQPLLAVDKASPTPPLAAENRPDAIPEAGGWAPSGALTSHTASAQFKAAEPSVCRCPACSTLRVSGGAVEAATTAVAAAGTVASLSLLDTFKLHSNPLATKSIYLDFDGHLIPAGSAWSNGYNGGNAINAPAWSIDADPNNFNDQERALIQKIWQRVAEDFAPFNIDVTTEYLGEAFLTRSSIGDQIYGTRALISPISSYFGNYGGIAYVNVFDSVGDTYKPALIFPENLGPNGEKYIAEAISHEVGHNLGLSHDGTATQGYYSGQGSGETGWAPIMGVGYYQPLSQWSKGEYIGANQKQDDLAIIASQSTYRSDASGNTAATASSLGVNGSNATYASLVDVFQFGIIETRSDLDWYGFTTGVGTISFSVGSITQAFINTGGSYLSSYVTAPGGSTNLDIWAGLYASNGTKLYESNPQYGLGASFSYDISIAGTYYLAIDGVGEGNPLMTGYSDYGSLGQYLISGTIVATAALPGIVVTPTSGLTTTEAGGTASFSVVLASAPTANVSISVSSTKTNEGTPDKSTLTFTTSNWNVAQTVIVTGVDDQLVDGPQPYAVTLTSASGDSAYQGVSSSVSLTNLDNDLPVLSLSSAQTMVEGLNTSVTYTVSLSSANPAGVTTTVSYATATANGTATAGFDYTATSGSLSFAAGETYKTITVALLNDNSYEADESFTLSLSAPTNAALGTPSSVTTTLTDTLVATSTTTLAAGIENLSLSGNAAIDGTGNSGANVITGNIAANLLKGGGGLDTLTGLDGTDSFDLSGISSAANRCTITDFNLDPVTGETIRLSDSLTSRSGSSASLASISGATTSYNLNTGPTGSDIFAFNFDSSATLAGVTNGTALLDGLIGSGSATLKTSTRGGKGYLLAYDNDNAFLYAFNAGGGNSTNSTTVSANEIALIGTFDNISAINPVDAFVQSNFNLV from the coding sequence ATGGCGCGCACCACTGCAACGGTTGACTGGCTGCTCGATCAGCTCAACCCTGGAGGCTCCGGGCGTAGCCGCCGCGACCCGATCAGCCTCGGCGGCCTCGACACCAATCCCCTGGCTGGGGTGGGCGATCAGCGATTCGCCCGGGAGGATCCAATCACCGGCAGCGACGCCCCCCTCCCTCCGCTCAGCACACCGCCGCGGCCCTTCGAGAGCCTGACGCAGCCGCTCCTGGCCGTGGACAAGGCCTCCCCGACGCCACCGCTGGCGGCTGAGAATCGTCCCGATGCGATTCCCGAGGCCGGTGGCTGGGCCCCCTCCGGCGCGCTGACGTCCCACACCGCTTCAGCCCAGTTCAAGGCGGCTGAACCCAGCGTCTGCCGCTGCCCGGCCTGCTCCACTCTCCGCGTCAGTGGCGGCGCCGTCGAAGCCGCCACAACGGCCGTGGCCGCCGCCGGCACGGTGGCGTCCCTCAGCCTGCTCGACACCTTCAAGCTCCACAGCAACCCCCTGGCGACAAAGTCGATCTACCTGGACTTCGATGGCCATCTGATTCCGGCTGGATCCGCCTGGAGCAACGGCTACAACGGCGGCAACGCCATCAACGCCCCCGCTTGGTCGATCGATGCTGATCCCAACAACTTCAACGATCAGGAACGGGCACTGATCCAGAAAATCTGGCAACGGGTGGCCGAAGACTTCGCACCATTCAACATTGATGTCACCACGGAGTATCTCGGCGAGGCCTTTCTCACACGAAGCAGCATCGGCGACCAGATCTACGGCACCCGTGCCTTAATCAGCCCGATCAGCAGCTACTTCGGAAACTACGGAGGCATCGCCTATGTGAATGTCTTTGACTCCGTTGGCGACACTTACAAACCAGCTCTTATCTTCCCGGAGAATCTCGGGCCCAACGGTGAAAAATACATTGCCGAAGCCATCAGCCATGAGGTTGGGCACAACCTCGGCCTGAGCCATGACGGCACCGCCACCCAGGGCTACTACAGCGGCCAGGGATCGGGCGAAACCGGTTGGGCACCGATCATGGGCGTTGGTTATTACCAGCCCCTCAGCCAGTGGAGCAAGGGTGAGTACATCGGGGCGAACCAAAAGCAAGATGATCTTGCGATCATCGCCAGCCAGAGCACTTACCGGTCTGATGCCTCAGGTAATACTGCCGCAACCGCAAGTTCCCTGGGAGTGAACGGATCAAATGCCACCTATGCCTCTCTGGTGGATGTCTTTCAATTCGGAATCATCGAAACCCGGAGCGATCTGGACTGGTACGGATTCACCACCGGAGTCGGCACAATCTCCTTCTCAGTTGGGAGCATCACCCAGGCCTTCATCAATACCGGTGGCAGTTATCTGAGCAGCTACGTCACGGCTCCTGGCGGCAGCACCAACCTGGACATCTGGGCAGGCCTCTACGCATCAAACGGCACTAAATTGTATGAATCCAATCCCCAGTATGGCCTGGGAGCCAGCTTCAGTTACGACATCTCCATCGCTGGCACCTATTACCTCGCCATCGATGGGGTCGGTGAAGGTAATCCCCTGATGACCGGCTACAGCGATTACGGCAGCCTGGGCCAGTACCTGATCAGCGGCACGATCGTGGCCACGGCGGCCCTACCCGGGATCGTCGTCACTCCCACCTCCGGGCTCACCACAACTGAAGCGGGCGGCACAGCGAGCTTCAGCGTCGTGCTCGCCAGCGCACCGACGGCCAATGTGAGCATCAGCGTCAGCAGCACCAAGACCAACGAAGGCACGCCCGATAAGTCGACTCTCACTTTCACCACCAGTAACTGGAACGTCGCCCAGACCGTCATCGTCACCGGAGTCGACGATCAACTGGTCGATGGCCCCCAGCCCTACGCGGTGACCCTGACCAGTGCCTCCGGAGATTCCGCCTACCAGGGCGTGAGCAGCAGCGTCAGCCTCACCAACCTCGACAACGATCTGCCGGTGCTGAGCCTCTCGTCCGCCCAGACCATGGTCGAGGGACTGAACACCAGCGTTACCTACACCGTCAGCCTCTCGTCGGCAAACCCCGCCGGTGTGACGACAACAGTGAGCTACGCCACCGCCACCGCCAACGGCACCGCCACCGCCGGCTTCGACTACACCGCCACCAGCGGCAGCCTCAGCTTCGCCGCCGGCGAAACGTACAAGACCATCACCGTCGCCCTGCTCAACGACAACAGCTACGAAGCCGACGAAAGCTTCACCCTCAGCCTCTCGGCTCCCACCAATGCTGCCCTGGGGACCCCCAGCAGCGTCACCACCACCCTCACCGACACCCTGGTGGCCACAAGCACCACCACCTTGGCCGCTGGTATCGAGAACCTCAGCCTGAGCGGCAACGCCGCCATCGACGGCACGGGCAACAGCGGCGCCAACGTGATCACAGGCAACATCGCCGCCAACCTGCTCAAGGGCGGCGGCGGCCTCGACACGCTCACCGGCCTTGACGGCACCGACAGCTTCGACCTGAGCGGAATCAGTAGCGCCGCCAACCGCTGCACGATCACCGATTTCAACCTCGACCCTGTCACGGGAGAGACCATCCGCCTCTCCGACAGCCTCACCAGCCGCAGCGGCAGCAGCGCCAGCCTGGCCAGCATCAGCGGGGCCACCACCAGCTACAACCTGAATACCGGCCCTACGGGCAGCGACATCTTCGCCTTCAACTTCGATTCCTCCGCAACCTTGGCGGGCGTCACCAATGGGACGGCCCTGCTGGATGGCCTGATCGGGAGCGGCAGCGCCACGCTGAAAACCAGCACCAGAGGCGGCAAGGGCTATCTGCTCGCCTACGACAACGACAACGCCTTCCTCTACGCCTTCAACGCCGGTGGTGGCAATTCCACCAACTCCACCACGGTGAGCGCCAACGAAATCGCCCTGATCGGCACCTTCGACAACATCAGCGCGATCAATCCCGTTGATGCCTTCGTGCAGAGCAACTTCAACCTGGTTTGA
- a CDS encoding transglutaminaseTgpA domain-containing protein — protein sequence MSQARTTLSPRAVRLQQVVLGSLALQLLGSDSRHPLFWGVVVLVVLAALKLWEARRPSDLQRSALTQLLAVGVLAVINPGLAPSLVQGATALVAIIAIVFQELGELPPVRRVLEQTLRLLGASIPLMLLLFLLLPRLGPLWQLPQNQAGRTGLSDQLNPGGLSSLVRDASPALRVSFGKDPPPPPSQRYWRVLVLEAFDGRGWGVSQRVPAAAATATDPPPPPTTKPEPGGASQLWLLEPWPLTQLPWSGQGLPESAELRTSDQGVLRSQRLIGDRPVYTLTHTERIGSWSLVPPTARQLALPIGSNPRLEALGQSWGSLATPLERVQAAQRWFKQRPFRYTLEPGPLPQLAPMDAFLFQTQKGFCEHYASSFTALMRAAGVPARVVVGYQGGDWVGAATGGDGYLDVRQSDAHSWSEVWLGASGWLRVDPTGWVDPARIERGLAGSLADRPGELALLKIGPAWLRQLGQRWGGLDLLWTRWMLGFDGPAQQAWLGQWMGPWKDWQGLLLVLTMAGTITVALGLMQLLDHWRRRPGDRLRRQLERSLRPLRRVGLEPLPGESLDAFCRRVREIHPSLSAPLQQLEHHYSQRRFARQAPPLAVLPWRQPGHDLATAIRRLELPWLELRQHPRQQ from the coding sequence ATGAGTCAGGCGCGCACCACCCTCAGCCCCCGGGCGGTTCGGCTGCAGCAGGTCGTCCTCGGCAGCCTGGCGCTGCAACTGCTTGGCAGCGACAGCCGCCATCCCCTGTTCTGGGGAGTGGTGGTGCTGGTGGTGCTGGCGGCCCTGAAGCTCTGGGAGGCGCGCCGGCCCTCGGATCTGCAGCGCAGCGCCCTCACCCAGCTGCTGGCCGTGGGGGTGCTGGCGGTGATCAACCCCGGCCTGGCGCCAAGCCTGGTGCAGGGGGCCACGGCGCTGGTGGCGATCATCGCCATTGTCTTTCAGGAATTAGGCGAGCTGCCGCCGGTGCGGCGGGTGCTGGAGCAGACCCTGCGGCTGCTCGGGGCCTCGATCCCGCTGATGCTGCTGCTGTTCCTGCTGCTGCCACGGCTCGGCCCGCTCTGGCAGTTGCCCCAGAACCAGGCCGGGCGCACCGGCCTCTCCGACCAACTCAACCCCGGGGGCCTCAGCTCCCTGGTGCGCGATGCCTCGCCGGCCCTGCGGGTGAGCTTCGGCAAGGACCCGCCGCCCCCACCCAGCCAGCGCTACTGGCGGGTGCTGGTGCTCGAGGCCTTCGATGGACGCGGCTGGGGTGTCTCCCAACGGGTCCCGGCGGCTGCAGCGACCGCCACCGATCCACCACCACCCCCAACAACGAAACCCGAGCCAGGGGGGGCCAGCCAGCTGTGGTTGCTGGAGCCCTGGCCTTTGACCCAGCTGCCCTGGTCAGGGCAGGGGTTACCTGAATCAGCCGAGCTGCGCACCAGCGACCAGGGGGTGCTGCGCAGCCAACGCCTGATCGGCGATCGGCCGGTTTACACCCTCACCCACACAGAGCGCATCGGCTCCTGGAGCCTGGTGCCGCCCACGGCCAGGCAGCTGGCGTTGCCCATCGGCAGCAACCCGCGCCTGGAGGCCCTGGGCCAGTCCTGGGGCAGCCTGGCCACCCCCCTGGAGCGGGTGCAAGCCGCCCAGCGCTGGTTCAAGCAACGGCCCTTCCGCTACACGCTCGAACCAGGCCCCCTGCCGCAGCTGGCGCCCATGGATGCCTTTCTGTTTCAGACCCAGAAGGGCTTCTGCGAGCACTACGCCTCCAGCTTCACGGCCCTGATGCGGGCCGCCGGCGTGCCCGCGCGGGTGGTGGTGGGGTACCAGGGGGGCGACTGGGTGGGGGCGGCCACGGGCGGCGATGGCTACCTGGATGTGCGCCAGAGCGATGCCCACTCCTGGAGTGAGGTGTGGCTGGGGGCCAGCGGCTGGCTGCGCGTGGATCCCACCGGCTGGGTGGATCCGGCCCGGATCGAGCGGGGCCTGGCGGGGAGCCTGGCGGACCGCCCGGGGGAACTGGCGCTGCTGAAGATCGGTCCGGCCTGGTTGCGGCAACTGGGCCAGCGCTGGGGGGGCCTGGACCTGCTCTGGACCCGCTGGATGCTGGGCTTCGACGGCCCCGCCCAGCAGGCCTGGCTGGGCCAGTGGATGGGGCCCTGGAAAGACTGGCAGGGGCTGCTGCTGGTGCTGACCATGGCCGGGACGATCACTGTGGCCCTGGGTCTGATGCAGCTGCTCGATCACTGGCGAAGGCGTCCGGGCGATCGCCTCAGGCGCCAGCTGGAGCGCAGCCTCAGGCCCCTGCGCCGCGTGGGCCTGGAGCCCCTTCCCGGGGAGAGCCTGGACGCGTTCTGCCGGCGGGTGAGGGAGATCCATCCGAGCCTCAGCGCACCCTTGCAGCAGCTCGAGCATCACTACAGCCAGCGGCGTTTCGCGCGCCAAGCCCCGCCGCTAGCGGTTCTCCCCTGGCGGCAGCCAGGCCACGACCTGGCAACGGCCATTCGACGCCTGGAGCTGCCATGGTTAGAACTCAGGCAGCATCCACGGCAGCAATGA
- a CDS encoding pentapeptide repeat-containing protein: MNKVVPLISLALLGGLTAGPGQAADQTQLMRLLESRRCVGCKLQDADLVRADLRDGDLRKARLQRANLSGARLDGANLSGADLSFTSLSGASLRGADLRGALLQGTDLREADLSEALLDTDALSRSHWEKAVGVSTTFQSYASLHNAGADAATQGRYPEAEKFFGDAIRKQPDAAMSWVARGISRTELGKNALAAQDFAYAASLFEQSGQPEPALQLKKASEQLLAPEKKKDAGNGMGSQLLSGVMSAFSYLAPLAAKAFMAF; encoded by the coding sequence ATGAACAAGGTTGTCCCTCTGATCAGCCTGGCCCTGCTGGGGGGCCTGACCGCTGGTCCCGGCCAGGCAGCCGATCAGACCCAACTGATGCGGCTGCTCGAGAGCCGGCGCTGTGTGGGCTGCAAGCTCCAGGACGCCGATCTGGTGCGGGCGGATCTACGCGATGGCGATCTGCGCAAGGCCCGGCTGCAGCGGGCGAATCTGAGTGGCGCGCGACTTGATGGGGCCAACCTGAGCGGCGCCGATCTGAGCTTCACGAGCCTGTCCGGCGCGAGCCTGCGCGGGGCCGACTTGCGCGGTGCCCTGCTGCAGGGCACCGATCTTCGCGAAGCCGATCTCAGTGAGGCCCTGCTCGACACCGACGCCCTGAGCCGCAGCCACTGGGAGAAGGCGGTGGGTGTGTCGACCACCTTCCAGAGTTACGCCTCTCTCCATAACGCCGGAGCCGACGCCGCCACCCAGGGGCGCTATCCAGAGGCCGAAAAATTCTTTGGTGACGCGATTCGCAAACAACCCGATGCGGCGATGAGCTGGGTCGCCCGGGGCATCAGCCGCACGGAACTGGGCAAGAATGCTCTAGCCGCCCAGGATTTCGCCTACGCCGCCTCGCTATTCGAGCAATCGGGCCAGCCGGAACCGGCCCTACAGCTCAAGAAGGCCTCCGAGCAGCTCCTGGCCCCCGAGAAAAAGAAGGACGCCGGCAATGGCATGGGCTCCCAGCTGCTGAGCGGGGTGATGTCAGCATTCAGTTACCTCGCCCCGCTGGCGGCCAAGGCGTTCATGGCGTTTTAG
- a CDS encoding NAD(P)-dependent oxidoreductase, whose protein sequence is MTESSWPPGPNAQNPLSVAFLGLGALGEPMAANLLAAGFALTVHNRTREREEPLAARGARRAATAAAAAADADLLAICVSDGPDVEAVLFGADGAAEGLRPGALVVDFSSIDPAVSQQLAARLRLLGVAYLDAPVTGGTEGARAGSLSVLVGGEPADLERARPLLEVVGGRLTHFGPVGAGQQAKAVNQVLVAGSYAAVAEALALARRLGLPLELVVEALKGGAAGSWALEHRSGAMLRGHFPLGFKLALHRKDLTIALAAAAAQELELPISARVAAMEDKLIEAGFGEEDLAALARWYGQDLGEGQGPLRA, encoded by the coding sequence ATGACCGAATCTTCCTGGCCCCCGGGCCCCAACGCCCAGAACCCACTGAGCGTGGCCTTTCTTGGCCTTGGAGCCCTGGGCGAACCGATGGCCGCCAACCTGCTGGCGGCGGGCTTTGCGCTCACGGTCCACAACCGCACCCGGGAGCGGGAGGAGCCCCTGGCGGCCAGGGGCGCCCGGCGGGCGGCCACGGCGGCGGCGGCGGCGGCCGACGCCGACCTGCTGGCGATCTGCGTCAGCGATGGCCCCGATGTGGAGGCGGTGCTGTTCGGAGCGGACGGGGCGGCCGAGGGCCTGCGGCCCGGCGCCCTGGTCGTGGATTTCTCCAGCATCGATCCGGCCGTCAGCCAGCAGCTGGCGGCGCGGCTGCGGCTGTTGGGGGTGGCTTACCTCGATGCCCCGGTGACCGGTGGCACCGAAGGGGCCCGCGCCGGCAGCCTCTCGGTGCTCGTGGGCGGCGAGCCGGCCGACCTGGAGCGGGCCCGGCCCCTGCTGGAGGTGGTGGGGGGGCGCCTCACCCACTTCGGGCCGGTGGGCGCGGGCCAGCAGGCCAAGGCCGTGAACCAGGTGCTGGTGGCGGGCAGCTACGCGGCGGTGGCAGAAGCCCTCGCCCTCGCCCGGCGCCTGGGGCTACCGCTGGAGCTGGTGGTGGAGGCCCTCAAGGGCGGCGCGGCGGGATCGTGGGCCCTGGAGCACCGCTCGGGCGCCATGCTGCGGGGCCACTTCCCCCTCGGCTTCAAGCTCGCTCTGCACCGCAAGGACCTCACCATCGCCCTGGCCGCCGCCGCTGCCCAAGAGCTGGAGCTGCCGATCAGCGCCAGGGTGGCCGCGATGGAGGACAAGCTGATCGAGGCTGGCTTCGGCGAGGAGGATCTGGCCGCCCTGGCCCGCTGGTACGGGCAGGATCTGGGAGAGGGCCAGGGGCCGCTCAGAGCTTGA
- a CDS encoding pyridoxal phosphate-dependent aminotransferase — protein sequence MSSAGSEPIERHGGNLAATARRLGCRPDQLLDASASLVPFAPPAALLRALRSAPLRAYPDRTYASLRGAIARLHDLEPAQVLPGNGAAELFTWVAREAAAAGVSVLPAPGFADYERALACWGGAWRRLPLALEWPDAWPQAFPDPGPALAPAEVLWVTNPHNPTGQLWSRASLEALLGRFALVIVDEAFLPLVPGGECESLIPLVADHPNLVVIRSLTKLFAIAGLRLGYAVAAPERLGRWSGWRDPWPVNALAAAAGEALLADGRWPRRVRRWVGSEGPWLRQRLAALSGLYPLPSAANFLLVRGESSLVPLRERLERQHRVLLRDGRSFEGLGPEWLRIGLQNRGGNGRILRALAWELRQGA from the coding sequence GTGTCCAGCGCAGGCTCCGAACCGATCGAGCGCCACGGCGGCAACCTGGCGGCCACCGCCCGCCGCCTGGGCTGCCGCCCCGACCAGCTGTTGGATGCCAGCGCCTCCCTGGTGCCCTTCGCGCCCCCCGCCGCCCTGCTGCGGGCCCTGCGGTCCGCGCCGCTGCGGGCCTACCCCGACCGCACCTACGCCTCCCTGCGCGGGGCAATCGCCCGCCTCCATGACCTGGAGCCGGCTCAGGTGCTGCCCGGTAACGGCGCCGCCGAGCTGTTCACCTGGGTGGCGCGGGAGGCCGCGGCCGCTGGTGTCAGCGTGCTGCCTGCGCCGGGCTTCGCCGACTACGAACGCGCCCTGGCTTGCTGGGGGGGCGCCTGGCGGCGGCTGCCCCTGGCCCTGGAGTGGCCCGACGCCTGGCCCCAGGCGTTTCCGGATCCGGGCCCCGCGCTGGCCCCCGCCGAGGTGCTGTGGGTGACCAACCCCCACAACCCCACCGGCCAGCTGTGGTCGCGCGCCAGCCTCGAGGCGCTGCTGGGGCGCTTTGCCCTGGTGATCGTCGATGAGGCTTTTCTGCCCCTGGTGCCAGGAGGCGAGTGCGAATCGCTCATCCCCCTGGTGGCCGATCACCCCAACCTGGTGGTGATCCGCAGCCTCACCAAACTGTTTGCGATTGCGGGCCTGCGCTTGGGCTACGCCGTGGCCGCGCCGGAGCGGCTGGGGCGCTGGAGCGGTTGGCGGGACCCCTGGCCGGTGAACGCCCTGGCCGCTGCCGCTGGGGAGGCCTTGCTGGCTGATGGCCGCTGGCCCCGGCGGGTGCGCCGCTGGGTGGGCTCCGAGGGGCCGTGGCTGCGCCAGCGCTTGGCGGCCTTGAGCGGGCTCTATCCCTTGCCATCGGCCGCCAATTTCCTGCTGGTGCGTGGAGAGAGTTCCCTGGTGCCCCTGCGCGAGCGGCTGGAGCGCCAGCACCGGGTGCTGCTGCGCGATGGTCGCTCCTTCGAGGGGCTGGGCCCCGAGTGGCTGCGGATCGGCCTCCAAAACCGCGGCGGCAACGGGCGGATCCTGCGGGCCCTGGCCTGGGAGCTCAGGCAGGGGGCCTGA
- a CDS encoding AAA family ATPase — MSSLVSVVAQISRVLLGKERQVQLAVSALVAGGHLLFEDLPGMGKTTLAEALARSFGLDFRRVHFTSDLLPADLTGIRLFDQTQGSFRFEPGPLFAQVLLADEINRASPRTQSALLEAMAAGRVSVDGTSHPLPQPFFVIATQNGLDQSGTAPLPESQLDRFLMRLSLGFPAREAERALLAGEGLALTDLPTLLSPQQLQEEQARCRRQHASPALLDYVLDLVAQSRKAGPGTGNLAGNFAGSSAALSPRAAQGLLQAARAWSLIEGRDFVKPGDVQAVFAAVCEHRLDGGEPRGAEGTLSRPLLEAVDGVR, encoded by the coding sequence ATGAGTTCCCTGGTCTCCGTCGTGGCCCAGATCAGTCGGGTGCTGCTCGGCAAGGAACGCCAGGTGCAGCTGGCCGTGAGCGCTCTGGTGGCCGGCGGGCACCTGCTGTTCGAAGACCTGCCCGGCATGGGCAAGACCACCCTCGCCGAGGCCCTGGCCCGCAGTTTCGGCCTGGATTTCCGCCGGGTGCATTTCACCAGCGATCTGCTGCCGGCCGATCTCACCGGCATCCGTCTGTTCGATCAGACCCAGGGGAGCTTCCGCTTTGAGCCGGGCCCGCTGTTTGCCCAGGTACTGCTGGCGGACGAGATCAACCGGGCCAGCCCCCGCACCCAGAGCGCCCTGCTGGAGGCGATGGCGGCCGGTCGGGTGAGCGTGGATGGCACCAGCCACCCGCTGCCCCAGCCCTTCTTCGTGATCGCCACCCAGAACGGCCTCGATCAATCCGGCACCGCCCCGCTGCCGGAATCCCAGCTCGACCGCTTCTTGATGCGGCTCAGCCTGGGCTTCCCGGCTCGGGAGGCGGAACGGGCGTTGCTGGCGGGTGAGGGCCTGGCGCTGACCGATCTGCCCACCTTGCTGAGCCCGCAGCAACTCCAGGAGGAACAGGCGCGCTGCCGCCGTCAGCACGCCTCGCCGGCCCTGCTGGATTACGTGCTCGATCTGGTGGCCCAGAGCCGCAAGGCGGGGCCCGGAACCGGGAACCTTGCCGGGAACTTTGCCGGCAGCAGTGCGGCGCTCTCACCCCGGGCGGCCCAGGGGTTGCTGCAGGCGGCCCGGGCCTGGTCGCTGATCGAGGGTCGCGATTTCGTCAAACCAGGCGACGTGCAGGCGGTGTTCGCGGCGGTGTGTGAACACCGCCTCGATGGGGGCGAGCCCCGGGGGGCGGAAGGCACCCTCAGCCGCCCGTTGCTGGAGGCGGTGGATGGCGTGCGTTAG